One Triticum dicoccoides isolate Atlit2015 ecotype Zavitan chromosome 4B, WEW_v2.0, whole genome shotgun sequence genomic window carries:
- the LOC119295986 gene encoding vacuolar cation/proton exchanger 2-like isoform X1, protein MMGAADKAELGFEEEDDMAADTPPPARKMQSLDFEHIGSLAAVAESLSPRSKWRMALRSIRIVIFQAKINVLLPFGPLAITLHYLSGNHQGWVFLFSLVGITPLAERLGYATEQLACYTGPTIGGLLNATFGNATEMIISIYALKNGMIRVVQQSLLGSILSNMLLVLGCAFFAGGLAHPNRDQVFNKASAVVNSGLLLMAVLGLMFPAVLHFTHSEAHYGKSEVSLSRFSSCIMLVAYASYLFFQLKSQRSLYSPIGEEEESTEDEEDEKEIAQGEAISWLFVLTIWISILSGYLVDAIQGASESLKMPLAFISVILLPIVGNAAEHASAIMFAMKNKLDITLGVAIGSSTQISMFVIPFCVVIGWMMGEEMDLNFQLFETATLFITVLVVAFMLQEGTSNYFKGFMLILCYLIVAASFFVHVDPKSTGDNK, encoded by the exons ATGATGGGGGCGGCGGACAAGGCCGAACTAGGGTTCGAGGAGGAGGATGATATGGCGGCCGACACGCCGCCGCCGGCCAGGAAGATGCAGTCGCTCGATTTCGAGCACATCGGCTCGCTCGCGGCGGTGGCGGAGTCGCTCTCGCCCCGGAGCAAGTGGCGGATGGCGCTCAGGAGCATACGCATCGTCATCTTCCAGGCCAAGATCAATGTGCTCCTGCCCTTCGGGCCCCTCGCCATCACGCTTCACTACCTCTCCGGGAACCAC caAGGATGGGTTTTCCTTTTCAGCCTAGTTGGTATCACACCCTTGGCCGAGAGATTGGGATATGCAACTGA GCAACTTGCTTGCTACACTGGCCCAACAA TTGGGGGGCTTCTAAATGCTACTTTTGGAAATGCGACAGAGATGATTATCTCGATATATGCTCTGAAAAACGGAATGATTCGTGTCGTACAGCAGTCACTACTAGGCTCTATATTATCAAACATGCTGTTAGTTCTTGGGTGTGCTTTCTTTGCTGGTGGGCTTGCTCATCCTAATAGAGATCAGGTCTTCAATAAG GCATCAGCTGTTGTGAACTCTGGGTTGTTGTTGATGGCTGTCTTGGGTCTAATGTTTCCAGCGGTGCTTCACTTTACACATTCTGAAGCGCACTATGGAAAATCCGAAGTTTCTCTTTCAAGGTTTAGTAGCTGCATAATGCTTGTGGCTTATGCTAGCTATCTTTTTTTTCAACTCAAGAGCCAGCGCAGTCTGTACAGCCCAATTGGCGAA gaagaagaaagcacTGAGGATGAGGAGGATGAAAAGGAGATAGCACAGGGGGAAGCTATCTCCTGGCTTTTTGTATTGACTATTTGGATTTCAATTCTCTCTGGGTACCTGGTAGATGCCATACAG GGGGCCTCTGAATCATTAAAAATGCCACTGGCCTTTATTAGTGTTATTCTGCTTCCTATCGTGGGGAATGCTGCTGAGCATGCAAGCGCCATTATGTTTGCCATGAAAAACAAACTT GACATTACATTGGGTGTCGCCATAGGGTCGTCAACACAGATATCTATGTTTGTG ATTCCATTCTGTGTGGTAATTGGCTGGATGATGGGGGAAGAGATGGACTTGAACTTTCAATTGTTTGAGACAGCAACTCTTTTTATAACAGTACTTGTGGTGGCATTTATGCTACAG GAAGGCACGTCGAACTATTTTAAAGGCTTTATGCTCATATTATGCTATCTCATAGTTGCCGCAAGCTTTTTTGTGCACGTTGATCCCAAATCAA
- the LOC119295986 gene encoding vacuolar cation/proton exchanger 2-like isoform X2, producing the protein MMGAADKAELGFEEEDDMAADTPPPARKMQSLDFEHIGSLAAVAESLSPRSKWRMALRSIRIVIFQAKINVLLPFGPLAITLHYLSGNHQGWVFLFSLVGITPLAERLGYATEQLACYTGPTIGGLLNATFGNATEMIISIYALKNGMIRVVQQSLLGSILSNMLLVLGCAFFAGGLAHPNRDQVFNKASAVVNSGLLLMAVLGLMFPAVLHFTHSEAHYGKSEVSLSRFSSCIMLVAYASYLFFQLKSQRSLYSPIGEEEESTEDEEDEKEIAQGEAISWLFVLTIWISILSGYLVDAIQGASESLKMPLAFISVILLPIVGNAAEHASAIMFAMKNKLDITLGVAIGSSTQISMFVIPFCVVIGWMMGEEMDLNFQLFETATLFITVLVVAFMLQEGTSNYFKGFMLILCYLIVAASFFVHVDPKSSDNK; encoded by the exons ATGATGGGGGCGGCGGACAAGGCCGAACTAGGGTTCGAGGAGGAGGATGATATGGCGGCCGACACGCCGCCGCCGGCCAGGAAGATGCAGTCGCTCGATTTCGAGCACATCGGCTCGCTCGCGGCGGTGGCGGAGTCGCTCTCGCCCCGGAGCAAGTGGCGGATGGCGCTCAGGAGCATACGCATCGTCATCTTCCAGGCCAAGATCAATGTGCTCCTGCCCTTCGGGCCCCTCGCCATCACGCTTCACTACCTCTCCGGGAACCAC caAGGATGGGTTTTCCTTTTCAGCCTAGTTGGTATCACACCCTTGGCCGAGAGATTGGGATATGCAACTGA GCAACTTGCTTGCTACACTGGCCCAACAA TTGGGGGGCTTCTAAATGCTACTTTTGGAAATGCGACAGAGATGATTATCTCGATATATGCTCTGAAAAACGGAATGATTCGTGTCGTACAGCAGTCACTACTAGGCTCTATATTATCAAACATGCTGTTAGTTCTTGGGTGTGCTTTCTTTGCTGGTGGGCTTGCTCATCCTAATAGAGATCAGGTCTTCAATAAG GCATCAGCTGTTGTGAACTCTGGGTTGTTGTTGATGGCTGTCTTGGGTCTAATGTTTCCAGCGGTGCTTCACTTTACACATTCTGAAGCGCACTATGGAAAATCCGAAGTTTCTCTTTCAAGGTTTAGTAGCTGCATAATGCTTGTGGCTTATGCTAGCTATCTTTTTTTTCAACTCAAGAGCCAGCGCAGTCTGTACAGCCCAATTGGCGAA gaagaagaaagcacTGAGGATGAGGAGGATGAAAAGGAGATAGCACAGGGGGAAGCTATCTCCTGGCTTTTTGTATTGACTATTTGGATTTCAATTCTCTCTGGGTACCTGGTAGATGCCATACAG GGGGCCTCTGAATCATTAAAAATGCCACTGGCCTTTATTAGTGTTATTCTGCTTCCTATCGTGGGGAATGCTGCTGAGCATGCAAGCGCCATTATGTTTGCCATGAAAAACAAACTT GACATTACATTGGGTGTCGCCATAGGGTCGTCAACACAGATATCTATGTTTGTG ATTCCATTCTGTGTGGTAATTGGCTGGATGATGGGGGAAGAGATGGACTTGAACTTTCAATTGTTTGAGACAGCAACTCTTTTTATAACAGTACTTGTGGTGGCATTTATGCTACAG GAAGGCACGTCGAACTATTTTAAAGGCTTTATGCTCATATTATGCTATCTCATAGTTGCCGCAAGCTTTTTTGTGCACGTTGATCCCAAATCAA